Proteins encoded together in one Planctomyces sp. SH-PL14 window:
- a CDS encoding PspA/IM30 family protein, whose product MGLFQRISDILSANFNEMMDRFEDPEKMLRQAIREMEQSIGEATTETAKVLASEKLLARQLAKNLEGVQEWQRRAELAVSSGDDDLARKALGRKQEHQKLVAALEEQQASSEQTTRTLRCQLEAMQAKLAEAKRSLATLAARKRAADFKKKVESSHRVLKGAETSADAFAKFDRLREKVEQAEAEADALADLRRELEGDCAEPMRNLGDLEIDAELANLKKQVQGE is encoded by the coding sequence ATGGGCTTGTTCCAGCGGATTTCCGACATCCTGAGCGCCAATTTCAATGAGATGATGGATCGATTTGAAGACCCGGAGAAGATGCTCCGACAGGCGATTCGGGAGATGGAGCAATCGATCGGCGAAGCGACGACGGAAACCGCCAAAGTCCTGGCCAGCGAAAAACTCCTGGCGCGACAGCTCGCGAAGAACCTGGAGGGGGTTCAGGAGTGGCAGCGGCGGGCAGAACTGGCCGTGTCGTCTGGTGACGATGACCTCGCACGCAAGGCGCTGGGACGGAAGCAGGAGCATCAGAAACTGGTCGCCGCCCTCGAGGAACAGCAGGCGTCGTCGGAACAGACCACGCGGACCCTTCGGTGCCAGCTCGAAGCGATGCAGGCCAAGCTGGCGGAAGCCAAGCGCAGCCTCGCCACGCTGGCCGCTCGAAAGCGGGCTGCCGACTTCAAAAAGAAAGTCGAGTCCTCCCACCGCGTGCTGAAAGGGGCGGAGACCTCCGCGGACGCATTCGCCAAGTTCGACCGTTTGAGGGAAAAGGTCGAGCAGGCGGAGGCCGAGGCGGACGCCCTGGCAGACCTGCGGCGCGAGCTGGAGGGGGACTGCGCGGAGCCAATGCGAAACCTCGGCGACCTCGAAATCGACGCCGAGCTGGCGAACCTCAAGAAGCAGGTCCAGGGAGAATGA
- a CDS encoding protein kinase domain-containing protein gives MNDEVLDRLSRLVKGVQDCHGLGRLSLPALAAGPSGGSASGSEESDPDGPAGEAVAEVVCFGAAMTCLVPARFQKRLPFDLPREIRSARLALAALGVDDDPRQIDLHQIGVQICGIFEVSPEDYRRSVRAKRRVPPSARKIIERCFGLDGRSGYRDVAELQQELSSLDAAADSTVVRAPDLSPTPNPGASSPRDLAAAESTATGGPSGSTRLSRIGTFELEQLIGQGGMGDVYRGYDRALRRQVAVKVLPDELARKPGTLERFQAEASAIALLNHPHVIPIYHVGQDAGRHFFVMPFVDGESLAERLSRCGRVPIGEAVKILLDVLAGLQAAHEQGLVHRDVKPGNVLLHRETGRAVVADFGLVKSLTGSVSRTATGLVIGTVDYMSPEQGRGAGVDLRSDLYSAGVMLYQLLAGRLPFSADSPTAMIFQHVYERPVPLIGVVSDVPYPLWMIVARLLAKRPAARYQSARAVSDDLEAFLAGRGLAVGGDWLDVESLWRPATASGQNAAETLLIRAPSELAADQLLLPPVEAADPPAPGGWRKILSFRRGKGRRTPGRMSVTQRQVEEAVAEHEARRDQVSSLVREAEEVLAELRIHEGGLEGGSGARLVAEQEEQLATMRLQLARIEANLQTLDHQRHLLNARLAVSRARAGEEGPAESWRLIMTAGGIVIAAALVIRVVFRPPHQSRPTLLDAATASRLSPDGVPLPPRAVPPVSGPRTPPKLNGPPPQFAMDSRKGTAVVASAQPTASGQAGIRAPRILVSDLRRRRPAFELPGPHISHSLTLSRGGDLVASAGMNAATRQYDLRVWSLLSRELVGRYPIESPRRSSSLAFSRDGKTLFVVASAVDSVDRTQTPTIKAIDLATQEVSELPREFSLSSPYSVAASPTRDWLLIGVSGTRSAADLFDLHSRTFRWSLPVPAAELVISDDGTTAAVASLAFSVSLFDMATQRPLATFDLDRTVIDRLRLSPDGKRLAWGSGGRIHYGSWKRGGENAAAATATGPEPHVPAKEFVPETTAAFEFDQESNLWAVGLDGVPVPLDGLEW, from the coding sequence GTGAACGATGAGGTCCTCGACCGCCTGAGCCGATTGGTCAAGGGGGTGCAGGACTGTCACGGCCTGGGGCGGTTGTCGCTCCCGGCTCTTGCCGCCGGGCCGAGCGGAGGATCGGCGAGCGGCAGCGAAGAATCGGACCCCGACGGGCCTGCGGGGGAGGCGGTTGCGGAAGTCGTTTGTTTCGGGGCCGCGATGACATGTCTCGTTCCCGCTCGGTTTCAGAAGCGGCTCCCCTTCGATCTACCGCGGGAGATCCGCTCCGCCCGCCTCGCTCTGGCGGCGCTGGGGGTCGACGACGATCCGAGGCAGATCGACCTGCACCAGATCGGAGTCCAGATCTGCGGGATCTTCGAAGTCTCCCCGGAGGACTACCGCCGCAGCGTGCGGGCGAAACGACGGGTTCCGCCGTCGGCACGAAAGATCATCGAACGCTGCTTCGGTCTCGACGGGCGATCCGGATATCGCGATGTCGCGGAGCTCCAGCAGGAGCTGTCCTCCCTCGATGCCGCGGCGGATTCGACGGTCGTTCGCGCTCCGGATCTCAGTCCGACTCCAAACCCAGGGGCGTCGTCGCCTCGAGACCTGGCGGCAGCCGAGTCGACCGCGACCGGGGGACCTTCCGGTTCAACTCGGCTTTCGCGTATCGGAACGTTTGAGCTGGAACAGCTCATCGGGCAAGGAGGGATGGGGGATGTCTACAGGGGCTATGACCGGGCTCTCCGGCGGCAGGTGGCGGTCAAGGTCCTTCCAGACGAGCTGGCTCGAAAGCCCGGCACTCTCGAGCGGTTCCAGGCTGAGGCTTCCGCGATTGCCCTCCTGAACCATCCGCACGTCATCCCGATCTATCACGTCGGCCAGGACGCGGGACGGCACTTCTTTGTGATGCCGTTCGTGGACGGGGAGTCGCTGGCGGAACGACTGAGCCGCTGCGGACGTGTTCCGATCGGGGAAGCGGTCAAGATTCTGCTGGATGTCCTCGCGGGACTCCAGGCTGCGCACGAACAGGGGCTCGTTCACCGCGACGTCAAGCCGGGAAACGTCCTCCTCCACCGTGAGACGGGCCGCGCGGTCGTGGCGGACTTCGGCCTCGTCAAATCGCTGACGGGGAGCGTCTCGCGGACCGCGACCGGCCTGGTGATCGGGACGGTCGACTATATGTCTCCCGAGCAGGGGCGGGGAGCGGGGGTCGACCTCCGCAGTGACCTCTATTCCGCGGGCGTGATGCTTTACCAGCTCCTCGCAGGACGGCTGCCGTTCAGCGCGGACAGCCCGACCGCGATGATCTTTCAGCATGTTTATGAACGGCCCGTTCCGCTCATCGGCGTCGTTTCAGACGTCCCCTACCCCCTCTGGATGATCGTTGCCCGGCTTCTTGCGAAGCGTCCCGCCGCCCGCTACCAGAGTGCTCGCGCCGTGAGCGACGATCTGGAGGCGTTTCTCGCCGGCCGCGGCCTCGCCGTGGGGGGAGACTGGCTGGATGTCGAATCCCTCTGGCGTCCCGCCACCGCCTCCGGACAGAACGCCGCCGAGACCCTCCTCATCCGCGCTCCCTCGGAGCTCGCCGCCGACCAGCTCCTCCTCCCTCCCGTCGAGGCGGCCGATCCGCCGGCGCCGGGGGGATGGCGAAAGATTCTCTCCTTCCGTCGCGGGAAGGGGCGGCGAACGCCCGGTCGCATGTCCGTGACCCAGCGGCAGGTCGAGGAGGCGGTGGCGGAGCATGAGGCCCGGCGGGATCAGGTGAGCTCGCTGGTCCGGGAGGCCGAGGAGGTCCTGGCCGAGCTCAGGATCCATGAGGGAGGACTCGAAGGGGGCTCGGGCGCTCGTCTGGTTGCCGAACAGGAAGAGCAGCTGGCGACGATGCGCCTGCAGCTGGCCCGGATCGAAGCCAATCTTCAGACGCTCGACCACCAGCGGCATCTCCTCAACGCCCGCCTGGCTGTCTCGCGGGCCCGCGCGGGGGAGGAGGGGCCGGCGGAGAGCTGGCGCCTCATCATGACGGCGGGCGGGATCGTGATCGCTGCGGCGCTCGTCATCCGCGTCGTGTTCCGTCCACCGCACCAGAGCCGCCCCACGCTCCTTGACGCCGCAACCGCCTCACGCCTCAGCCCGGACGGGGTCCCTTTGCCTCCGCGAGCCGTACCTCCAGTCTCCGGTCCCAGAACGCCGCCGAAGCTGAACGGTCCGCCTCCCCAGTTCGCGATGGACTCGCGGAAGGGAACAGCGGTTGTCGCCTCGGCTCAGCCGACCGCGTCCGGGCAGGCCGGAATTCGAGCTCCGCGGATCCTGGTCTCTGATCTGCGGCGCCGCCGGCCCGCCTTCGAGCTCCCCGGTCCTCACATCAGCCACAGTCTGACCCTCTCCCGGGGAGGGGATCTCGTCGCGTCGGCCGGCATGAATGCCGCGACGCGGCAATACGATCTGCGGGTCTGGTCTCTACTGTCGAGGGAGCTCGTCGGGCGCTATCCGATCGAGAGCCCCCGGCGGAGCTCCAGCCTGGCCTTCAGCCGGGACGGGAAGACGTTATTCGTTGTCGCCAGCGCGGTCGACAGCGTGGACCGGACGCAGACGCCGACGATCAAGGCCATCGATCTCGCGACGCAGGAGGTGAGCGAGCTCCCACGCGAGTTCTCGCTGTCTTCTCCGTATTCGGTGGCGGCTTCGCCGACTCGGGATTGGCTCCTCATCGGTGTCTCCGGGACCCGGTCGGCGGCCGATTTGTTCGATCTCCACAGCCGCACGTTTCGATGGAGCCTTCCCGTCCCCGCGGCCGAGCTGGTGATCTCCGACGATGGAACAACGGCCGCCGTGGCCTCGCTGGCGTTCTCGGTCAGCCTGTTCGACATGGCGACGCAGCGGCCGCTGGCCACGTTCGATCTGGACCGGACGGTGATCGACCGACTCCGTCTCTCGCCCGACGGAAAGAGGCTCGCCTGGGGGAGCGGCGGTCGAATCCACTATGGATCCTGGAAACGCGGAGGGGAGAACGCCGCGGCGGCAACCGCGACCGGCCCGGAGCCGCACGTTCCGGCCAAGGAGTTTGTCCCGGAGACAACCGCCGCGTTCGAGTTCGATCAGGAGTCAAATCTCTGGGCGGTCGGCCTGGATGGGGTACCGGTGCCGCTCGACGGGCTCGAATGGTGA
- a CDS encoding protein kinase domain-containing protein translates to MTQEPETPPGGEASTDDGHRRRSRRLVDLANAPTVPPEDKGGESPSRDGGGARRSPPEAAEPSGSEPVEFRPGDRLGGYEIGELVGRGGMGDVYRATDLALRRKVAIKILPAELARQSEFVHRFYAEASAAARLSHPHIIRIYQIAEEQGRHFFVMPFVEGGSLAGRLRRETRLAIPEASRLVSEILDGLGAAHAQGMIHRDIKPGNILLDRHSRAVVADFGLVKLLAEGGGGRGGGGGGQRTITGVILGSVDYMSPEQGRGQPVDGRSDLYSVGVLLYQMLSGSLPFSADSPTGMIFQHVYEKPVPLPKRVPEVLPALWAVVARLLAKNPAKRYSSSAAVLDDLVACRENRPLPSGTHTQDFDEFWRPLRTISRQGQSGLLVCEPEFAADPVVPDGLQLRWWQKLLKPLVDAWRARSPAFLDRLSKTQRQVDSAVSEYAARAKQLRAYVREAESILGDLRSQQPHTSEVEAIAQLVSNQEEQLAAMQLRLARIETTLETLRSQRDLLDARLEAAHRRLGRTGARRSVRRIAGLAGIILAASGIGAVVVNGILFRLALREHPRPAVAPVVPSSGPAAIPFTTKVLASPAASHRLSPAVIGEMAGLHFDSGKAWILNRGGLHSLAVFDGPDPAIATDAGLSAGSWRLPPNTGLAVRDPVPDQSPAVPEIELRDLSLSRNIRIGLDGLTGFRAGRIDANPIGLAGVGRRGSEFALLEASPTGSPRLRPLAASPQLDGLAVSASGTWIVGRDEGGFLTALRAANVSEPSESRRFPAPTDLFALAPATDVAAVAGKGASTVALWDMARGRTRAELDCQAKVQRLAFDATARKLAVASADRVRIWDLQLGFLRIVLPVADCRELAFALDGESLATLQADGTLQVWPTLFPSFTLDRQGGATGSPNASPTSKSPKVLISKEGYRLTLDKDLGVRLLHGRTGQVLVRYGHLSGPISVALSPDNRRVAIGTMTRAAGSAIEVFDFFSGRRLVRTRDFPGGPNDLDFSPDGKTLVSCGEGVVQIWDAAALVERVRASKMFGTRCRFSPDGEWVVAFDTGQLQRSNVVLARTGEQLLQLTQTPVDWAFETPDGRGDPTFGRWRTIASSPAPPPSKDLP, encoded by the coding sequence ATGACTCAGGAACCGGAAACACCGCCCGGAGGCGAAGCGTCGACGGATGACGGCCACCGTCGTCGGTCCCGTCGTCTCGTCGATCTGGCGAACGCCCCTACGGTTCCTCCGGAAGACAAGGGGGGCGAGTCTCCGTCCCGGGACGGAGGCGGGGCCAGGAGGTCCCCACCGGAGGCTGCCGAGCCGTCCGGTTCCGAACCGGTTGAGTTTCGCCCGGGAGACCGTCTGGGGGGCTACGAGATCGGGGAACTCGTCGGTCGCGGAGGAATGGGAGACGTCTACCGCGCCACCGACCTCGCCCTGCGGAGGAAAGTCGCCATCAAGATTCTTCCAGCCGAGCTGGCCCGCCAATCCGAGTTTGTCCATCGGTTCTACGCCGAGGCGTCCGCGGCGGCCCGTCTGTCGCATCCCCACATCATTCGGATCTATCAGATCGCCGAGGAACAAGGGCGGCATTTCTTCGTCATGCCGTTCGTCGAAGGGGGCTCGCTGGCGGGACGGCTGCGCCGGGAAACCCGACTTGCGATCCCCGAGGCGTCCCGCCTCGTCTCCGAAATCCTCGACGGACTGGGGGCCGCCCACGCCCAGGGAATGATCCACCGGGACATCAAGCCGGGAAACATTCTGCTTGATCGGCACAGCCGGGCGGTCGTCGCCGACTTCGGACTGGTCAAACTGCTCGCCGAAGGTGGGGGTGGCCGGGGAGGAGGAGGCGGAGGACAGCGGACGATCACCGGCGTGATCCTGGGGAGTGTCGACTACATGTCTCCCGAGCAGGGGCGGGGGCAGCCGGTCGACGGGCGGTCCGACCTCTATTCGGTCGGGGTCCTCCTCTATCAGATGCTGTCCGGGTCTCTCCCGTTCAGCGCCGACAGCCCGACGGGGATGATCTTCCAGCATGTTTACGAGAAGCCGGTGCCGCTCCCCAAGCGGGTCCCCGAGGTCTTGCCCGCGCTGTGGGCCGTCGTGGCTCGGCTCCTCGCCAAAAACCCTGCGAAGCGTTACTCCAGTTCCGCAGCCGTCCTCGATGACCTCGTCGCCTGCCGCGAAAACAGGCCGCTCCCATCCGGCACACATACGCAGGACTTCGACGAATTCTGGCGCCCGTTGCGGACAATCTCGCGGCAGGGGCAGAGCGGATTGCTCGTCTGCGAGCCGGAGTTCGCCGCCGACCCGGTCGTTCCGGACGGTCTGCAGCTTCGCTGGTGGCAAAAACTTCTCAAGCCCCTCGTCGACGCGTGGCGGGCACGGAGCCCCGCCTTCCTGGACCGCCTCTCGAAAACGCAGCGGCAAGTCGATTCCGCGGTCTCGGAGTACGCCGCGCGGGCCAAACAGCTCCGCGCCTATGTCCGGGAAGCGGAGAGCATCCTGGGCGATCTCCGCTCCCAGCAGCCCCACACGTCGGAAGTCGAGGCGATTGCCCAACTGGTTTCGAACCAGGAGGAGCAGCTCGCCGCGATGCAGCTCCGGCTGGCCCGGATCGAGACGACGCTGGAGACGCTCCGCAGCCAGCGGGATCTGCTCGACGCCCGGTTGGAGGCGGCGCACCGCCGTCTCGGGCGGACGGGCGCCCGCCGCAGCGTCCGTCGTATCGCGGGACTGGCGGGAATAATCCTTGCCGCGTCCGGGATCGGAGCCGTCGTCGTGAACGGGATCCTCTTCCGATTGGCGTTGCGGGAACACCCGCGGCCCGCCGTGGCGCCGGTCGTCCCGTCTTCGGGGCCGGCGGCGATCCCGTTCACCACGAAAGTCCTCGCGTCCCCGGCGGCTTCGCACCGGCTCTCTCCCGCTGTCATCGGCGAGATGGCCGGGCTGCATTTCGATTCGGGCAAAGCCTGGATCCTGAACCGCGGCGGACTGCACTCGCTTGCGGTCTTCGATGGGCCGGACCCCGCAATCGCCACCGACGCCGGTCTCTCCGCCGGGAGCTGGCGGCTCCCTCCCAACACGGGACTGGCGGTCCGCGATCCCGTGCCCGACCAGTCCCCCGCGGTGCCGGAGATCGAGCTCCGCGACCTCAGCCTGTCCCGGAACATCCGCATCGGCCTGGACGGCCTGACCGGCTTCCGAGCCGGTCGGATCGATGCCAATCCGATCGGGCTGGCGGGAGTCGGCCGTCGCGGCTCCGAATTCGCTCTCCTGGAGGCGAGCCCCACCGGATCTCCCCGCCTCCGGCCGCTCGCCGCTTCTCCTCAGCTCGACGGTCTGGCGGTCTCGGCCTCCGGGACTTGGATTGTTGGCCGCGATGAGGGCGGGTTCCTGACGGCCCTCCGGGCGGCCAATGTGTCCGAGCCTTCCGAGTCCAGGCGGTTTCCCGCGCCGACCGATCTGTTCGCGCTGGCCCCGGCGACGGACGTGGCGGCGGTCGCGGGGAAGGGCGCCTCGACCGTGGCGCTCTGGGACATGGCCCGGGGGCGAACCCGGGCGGAACTGGATTGTCAGGCCAAGGTGCAGCGCCTGGCCTTCGACGCAACGGCCCGCAAGCTCGCCGTCGCCTCGGCCGACCGCGTTCGAATCTGGGATCTCCAGCTCGGCTTCCTCCGGATCGTCCTCCCCGTCGCGGACTGCCGGGAGCTGGCGTTCGCCCTCGACGGCGAGTCGTTGGCGACGCTTCAGGCGGACGGGACGCTCCAGGTCTGGCCCACCCTCTTCCCCTCCTTCACACTGGACCGCCAGGGGGGGGCGACGGGGAGTCCAAACGCCTCTCCGACTTCCAAGTCGCCGAAAGTCTTGATTTCGAAGGAGGGATACCGGCTGACCCTCGACAAGGACCTGGGAGTCCGGCTGCTTCACGGCAGAACGGGTCAGGTGCTGGTCCGTTACGGCCATCTCTCGGGGCCGATTTCGGTCGCCCTGTCACCAGACAACCGCCGCGTGGCGATCGGCACCATGACGAGGGCTGCCGGCTCAGCGATCGAAGTGTTCGATTTCTTTTCCGGCCGGCGCCTCGTCCGGACCCGGGACTTCCCCGGCGGACCGAACGATCTCGATTTCTCTCCGGATGGGAAAACCCTGGTGTCGTGCGGCGAGGGGGTCGTCCAGATCTGGGACGCGGCTGCCCTCGTCGAGCGCGTTCGCGCTTCGAAGATGTTCGGAACGCGGTGTCGTTTCTCGCCCGACGGCGAATGGGTCGTCGCATTCGACACCGGCCAGCTCCAGCGTTCGAACGTCGTCCTGGCGCGGACCGGAGAGCAGCTCCTGCAGCTGACGCAGACCCCCGTCGACTGGGCGTTCGAAACGCCGGACGGCCGGGGTGATCCGACCTTCGGCCGGTGGCGAACGATTGCCTCCTCGCCTGCACCGCCTCCCTCGAAGGATCTCCCGTGA
- a CDS encoding SUMF1/EgtB/PvdO family nonheme iron enzyme: MVRQHYEAQGSRSAPFAATLRKASRHLDDIPPASGDEPLQWRKITLPEVPGAGEEAVSRPFGGFRFRSPLSEPADLYWAFSGTDSDVRWYILPDQGTMEGFKDFDLDWRVQIPEVPLIRDNTLYLQELSGGAILPGREYIIWLAGPRGRPAIDVHCALRIVPAGTHRPDADAVELARHLDLTYGYQTFPDTPEGLLAATASLSELYGEDVARIDVTRRILQPVLHRLPQAEVTADRRPPWTRVASLAPKFAALRFRSNLKVPARLVLAYVVEQEPLRWGLLPPDGYPTGSVTTHLEVNCPLPETVAPAENLAVFATLPHDAILPGQEYVLWFSSPWGILPPFDVSLGLIAETDESLPATTAEIARTLGLSLPESVSPDRIAAALRRCQSLVREERTEGLTFRWLLDFVRPSLPPLFESEKPSSWSALRPGPDEPQFAAFRVDVPESSQLICGLASGLKDDLRWGFVEEAGHVWGNAASAEMIRHDVRLEGVALPETNTLLLESGVAGSGPRGRVFFVSAARDNRLEAWLKGTASPAPAGGPPRDFAETAKHLGLHLERAVPFGKRVATLETSLLEMSFLNPRELAASGADGVLRVLDIQTGKAVRESAAAPGETRITDIDRTGGRIVVRDSGMVATVYDASLQPLSSIPLSSTSRHTAFAFFHGGERLAGFFSTPRSVYGQELSVWNAGTGELLESRRFGSEAYLVDVCGTSAHGPLVVSLMDRSASTVGSRTDDERRFLGRISFLDAQTFEETRIFAEPGAVWTHCRTSADGTRLFGLEDTGLLRWWAIPPGDLTGGAGQPLGTFISLEQPKGMSVSADGRVVATLAQRGAIQVWDVARARLLAWWMPDGALPTSLALSPDGRTLAIGSDDQQLWTAEIPVPLEEANPDACFGVLTDSIGVQLVHLPAGRFPMGSLDSKRYPNNRTMTQPNQKPQRVVTISKPFRIGAHEITVGQFRKFVEATGYKTSAETSGRGGSHFFPGEKHERQDVSLTWKNPGFEQADDHPVVQVSLRDAEAFCTWLSAREKAKYRLPTEAEWEYASRGGTDTLLPGGDFVGLLERTANVADRSYLGINPAADWTKSWEDGFGNTAPVGSLIPNGFGLYDMIGNVWEWCSDYYDPAYYTYGPAVDPPGPPSGKSHSQRGCGFTFHASMAYSAFRDHGRADSAQSVLGFRVVREIPAP, encoded by the coding sequence GTGGTCCGGCAGCACTACGAGGCACAGGGCTCCCGCTCCGCCCCCTTTGCCGCCACGCTGCGCAAGGCGTCCCGTCATCTCGACGACATTCCTCCGGCATCGGGAGACGAGCCGCTCCAGTGGCGGAAAATCACGCTGCCGGAGGTTCCGGGGGCCGGCGAAGAGGCCGTGAGCCGTCCCTTCGGCGGATTCCGATTTCGCTCGCCGCTCTCTGAGCCCGCGGATCTCTACTGGGCGTTCAGCGGGACGGATTCGGATGTCCGCTGGTACATCCTTCCGGATCAGGGAACGATGGAGGGATTCAAGGACTTCGACCTCGACTGGCGTGTCCAGATCCCCGAAGTCCCTCTCATCCGGGATAACACGCTGTATCTGCAGGAGCTGAGCGGTGGAGCGATTCTGCCGGGACGGGAGTACATCATCTGGCTGGCGGGACCGCGGGGCCGGCCGGCGATTGACGTCCACTGCGCACTCCGGATCGTTCCTGCCGGCACGCATCGTCCCGACGCTGACGCCGTCGAGCTCGCGCGGCACCTCGACCTGACGTACGGCTACCAGACCTTTCCCGATACCCCCGAAGGGCTCCTGGCCGCGACCGCCTCGTTGAGCGAACTCTATGGGGAGGATGTCGCGCGGATCGACGTCACCCGTCGAATTCTGCAGCCGGTTCTCCACCGGCTTCCGCAAGCGGAGGTGACAGCCGATCGTCGCCCCCCCTGGACCCGGGTCGCCTCTCTCGCCCCGAAATTCGCGGCCCTCCGCTTCCGATCGAACCTCAAGGTTCCCGCCCGGCTCGTCCTCGCTTACGTGGTCGAACAGGAACCGCTTCGGTGGGGACTCCTGCCGCCCGATGGCTATCCAACCGGCTCCGTGACGACGCACCTGGAAGTGAACTGTCCGCTGCCGGAGACCGTCGCGCCCGCGGAGAACCTGGCAGTGTTCGCCACCCTGCCTCATGACGCCATCCTCCCCGGCCAGGAGTACGTCCTCTGGTTCAGTTCGCCGTGGGGCATCCTTCCCCCCTTTGACGTCTCGCTGGGGCTGATCGCGGAGACGGACGAGTCCCTCCCGGCCACGACAGCAGAAATCGCCCGGACGCTGGGCCTCTCCCTTCCGGAGAGCGTCTCTCCGGATCGCATTGCAGCCGCTCTGCGGCGCTGCCAGTCGCTCGTTCGGGAGGAGCGGACAGAGGGGCTCACGTTCCGCTGGCTGCTGGACTTCGTCCGGCCTTCCCTGCCGCCGCTTTTCGAATCCGAAAAGCCGTCGTCCTGGAGTGCTTTGAGGCCCGGGCCTGACGAACCGCAGTTTGCCGCCTTTCGCGTCGACGTCCCGGAGTCTTCGCAGCTGATCTGCGGGCTGGCGAGCGGCCTCAAGGATGACCTGCGGTGGGGCTTCGTCGAGGAGGCGGGCCACGTGTGGGGCAACGCGGCGTCGGCCGAAATGATCAGGCATGACGTTCGTCTTGAAGGGGTTGCCCTCCCGGAGACCAACACGCTGCTGCTCGAGAGCGGCGTGGCGGGAAGCGGGCCGCGGGGCCGTGTGTTCTTCGTCTCGGCCGCCCGGGACAATCGCCTCGAGGCCTGGCTCAAGGGGACCGCCTCTCCGGCCCCGGCGGGCGGTCCGCCGCGCGACTTTGCGGAGACGGCGAAGCACCTTGGCCTGCACCTCGAGCGCGCGGTCCCGTTCGGCAAGCGGGTGGCGACGCTCGAAACGTCCCTGCTGGAGATGTCGTTCCTCAACCCCCGGGAGCTCGCGGCATCCGGCGCCGACGGCGTGCTGCGCGTCCTCGACATTCAGACCGGCAAAGCAGTTCGGGAGTCCGCGGCCGCTCCCGGGGAGACGCGGATTACGGACATCGATCGGACCGGGGGCCGGATCGTGGTCCGCGACAGCGGCATGGTCGCCACGGTTTACGACGCGAGTCTCCAGCCGCTGTCGTCAATCCCGCTGTCCTCGACCTCCCGGCACACCGCCTTCGCCTTCTTTCACGGTGGAGAGCGTCTTGCCGGCTTCTTCTCCACGCCTCGAAGCGTTTACGGACAGGAGCTTTCGGTCTGGAACGCCGGCACCGGGGAACTGCTGGAGAGCCGCCGGTTCGGCTCGGAGGCCTATCTTGTGGACGTCTGTGGGACTTCGGCCCACGGGCCGCTGGTCGTCAGCCTGATGGACAGGAGTGCCTCGACGGTGGGCTCCCGGACGGATGACGAGAGACGATTCCTGGGGCGGATCAGCTTCCTCGACGCCCAGACGTTCGAGGAGACCCGGATCTTCGCCGAGCCGGGAGCGGTCTGGACGCATTGCCGGACCTCGGCGGATGGAACGCGACTCTTTGGCCTGGAGGACACGGGGCTGCTGCGCTGGTGGGCGATCCCTCCGGGAGATCTGACCGGCGGAGCGGGGCAACCCCTGGGGACGTTCATCAGCCTGGAGCAGCCGAAGGGAATGTCGGTCTCGGCGGACGGCCGTGTCGTCGCAACGTTGGCGCAGCGCGGAGCGATCCAGGTGTGGGATGTCGCCCGAGCGCGGCTGCTCGCCTGGTGGATGCCCGACGGAGCCCTGCCGACCAGTCTGGCCCTTTCGCCCGACGGTCGGACGCTGGCGATCGGCAGCGATGACCAGCAGCTCTGGACGGCCGAGATCCCTGTTCCCCTGGAGGAGGCGAATCCCGACGCCTGTTTCGGCGTCCTGACGGACTCGATCGGGGTCCAGCTCGTTCATCTTCCGGCGGGCCGGTTTCCCATGGGAAGTCTCGACTCGAAACGGTACCCGAACAACCGGACCATGACGCAACCCAATCAGAAGCCGCAGCGCGTCGTAACGATTTCAAAACCCTTCCGCATCGGCGCGCACGAAATCACGGTCGGCCAGTTCCGGAAGTTCGTCGAAGCGACCGGATACAAGACGTCGGCCGAGACCTCCGGGCGCGGGGGCTCTCACTTCTTTCCCGGGGAGAAGCATGAGAGGCAGGACGTCTCGCTGACGTGGAAGAATCCGGGCTTCGAACAGGCCGATGATCACCCCGTCGTCCAGGTGTCCCTTCGCGACGCGGAGGCGTTCTGCACGTGGCTCAGCGCGCGAGAGAAGGCGAAGTACCGTCTCCCGACCGAGGCCGAATGGGAGTACGCCAGCCGCGGCGGGACCGACACGCTCCTCCCCGGAGGCGATTTCGTCGGGCTTCTCGAGCGGACGGCGAACGTGGCCGACCGGAGCTACCTGGGAATCAATCCGGCGGCGGACTGGACGAAATCCTGGGAGGACGGGTTTGGCAACACCGCGCCCGTCGGAAGTCTGATTCCCAACGGTTTCGGCCTGTATGACATGATCGGCAACGTGTGGGAGTGGTGCTCGGACTACTACGATCCGGCCTATTACACCTACGGCCCGGCGGTCGATCCGCCCGGACCGCCCAGCGGAAAGAGCCACAGCCAGCGTGGGTGCGGATTCACGTTCCATGCCTCCATGGCCTACTCCGCCTTCCGCGATCACGGCAGGGCGGACAGTGCGCAAAGTGTTCTGGGATTTCGAGTCGTCCGCGAGATCCCCGCCCCCTGA